The genomic region CAAGAGGCTTTCCTTATTGTTGGTTGGGGTGGGCACATATGTTGTAGTTATCATTATGTATCAATGTGAACAGGTTATATAGAAATGGACTATTTACATCCCCTGTCCCACTTCAGATTTTGTCAGTAATGTCTTATTTCATAAGCAGTCGTTTAAGACATTTTTAagctaaatatgtgtgtgtccttgtctgtgtgtgtgtgttgtcacagtgtgcatgtgtgattaaAGGTATGTCTGTGTCTTGTGTTTTGCAGTGTTTACTCATGTTTTACCACTCCAGCTTAGAGTTCATATAgagtttgtatgtctgtgtccaAATGGTTTTACATATATGACATTATTACCTCACTTTGAATTACCTTGTTGTCTATAGTTGAAACCACATTTTGCCTAAATACTGCAATATGAAAAAAACATCTGATgctcttcccttcctctccaccCTTTGTTGCtcctcatctctttctccctgtctgtctatctgtctctctctctatagccATGAAGCCCTCCCCTGCCATTACTTCGCTGCTGCTGCTAGTGTTGTTCAGCTGGTCCTGGGCTGCCAAAATAGTCGTTGTGCCTCCCATCATGTTCGAGAGCCACCTGTACATTTTTAAGACACTGGCCACTGCCCTGCATGCTGACGGTCATGATACAGTCTTCCTAGTGTCCGAGGGCCGAGACGTACCCGAGTCGAAGCACTATCGCTTCCAGCGCTACCCTGGGATTTTCAACAGCTCCACGGCTGATGACTTCCTCCAGTCCAAAGTGCACAACATCTTCTCTGGCCGCCTGACTGCCCTGGAGCTCTTTGATATCCTGGACCACTACTCCCAGAACTGTGATGCAGTGGTGGGCAGCGAGGCCGTGATGGCACAGCTCAAACAGGAGAACTTTGACCTGCTGCTGGTGGACCCCAACGAGATGTGTGGCTTTGTCATCGCACACATCTTGGGTGTGCAGTACGCCGTCTTCAGCACAGGACTTTGGTATCCGGCGGAAGTTGGGGCCCCTGCGCCCCTTAGTTATGTCCCCGAGTTCAACTCACTGTTGACAGACCGCATGACCCTGCTGCAGCGGGTGACCAACACGGCTGTCTACCTGGTGTCTCGCTTCGGAGTCCAGTTCCTGGTGCTGCCCAAGTATGACCGCATCATGAAGAAGTACAACATCCAGCCGGTCGTCAGCATGCACGACCTGGTGCAGGGCAGCCGTCTGTGGATGCTGTGCACTGACATGGCCCTGGAGTTCCCCAGACCTACGCTGCCTCATGTGGTCTATGTCGGGGGCATTCTGACCAAACCACCCAACCATCTTCCTCAGGTGAGCGCCAGGCACATGATTTAGAAACTGACTGTAGCTTTAGTAAATGTTGAATTGACAGGTTTTGGTCAGAAACTGGTTGTGGTCAAATCTTACTGTGGCTGTGCTGACACACTTTGATCATGTTCTTCATTTGTATGCAGACTTTAAAGGAAGTAGTCAGGGGTGGACAAATCCTTATTTTTTCTGCTTGCCCATTGGACAACTGAGCACTCTAATTTGCTTGCCCAGACCTGAAATGTGGGTGCCCAGTGTCAGTATCATAATAAATAGACATTCATGTCTTTACATGAGCTTTTACTAACTGTAAGCCTGCTCTCATATTCCCATTATACGCTGACttgatgttttaaaaaaaaaaaacatatgacaTAATTTACTTTGAGTAGGAGAGCCCACTTTGAGGCCACAGAAAGATTACAAAATACATTGATACACAAGGGACGGCTGCTGAGGTGTCCCAATATATTATTTGAATTAAttattcatattattattaattaatcattcatattattatatgaattaatggacgaggcagaggcttgtctgtgtgtgtgtgttgtcacagTGTGCATGTGGCAAGAACTTGACAATGCAAAGCAGAGTGGAGTTTCCTCTGCCAAGTGCATGAATTCCGTATATCGGGACACCTTGAATGACGTTAttccgcttatcacccggttgccactgacATTGTGTGACAATAGAGCGTGAAATATGTAAATTGTGTGAGTCCAGCCTTGTTTTTGGTAGGcagctgctctcctctcttcccggTACAGCGTACTACCACTACATCTTACAGGCCTAGTGATACTCAGTACCAGACCGTACCGGCTTACTTCCGTAACCGTAGAGCACACAAAATGTTAAAAGAAGTTGACTTGTTTGTTGGAGGCTACTACTTTCTTTAGTTACTGACTGTGATAACAGTAGGTAGTTAGCTtggttacagttgattccattgtgcTTCCAGGTTCAACCGTCGTTTACTGTGGTTGTTACAGTTACCATTCAAAAGATGGTGActaaactttttttaccagatctacttcataggtgtcctgttatacagaATGAATAGTCACactaccagccaatcagaacagagtatttcttctctctggaTGATAAAGTAGCCTAAGGTTAAGGTTAAGGTTTGCCCTCTATATCAGTCTTTTGATCATGGCCTGGCCATTTGTCATGGCCTGCTACTACTatccacatacaaacacacacacagtatcattgTTTTGCATTGAACTCACAGTTGATTTTCATAAGTAATTATGCTTTGTATGGTGGGATAGGGAATCCCCAGTAGTACGTCACGTGAGGTGCAGGTGCGAATGTCTTGCATATTTTTTACTGTCTGTATTTACAACATTATTCGGTAACAGGGTAAAAACTCTTGAAAGTTGTGGCTTGACTTttgttcctcctcttcttttttgATTGAATATTGACAGAAGTAACCACAGTAAAAGGTCTGATTGTCTGAGACAGAATTTACAATTTCTAATTGTTTGAAGCATATTCAGAGTTTCTCTTGGAATATTCATCATGTTTCACGATTTTAGCCTcacaccagttagcctataagTTCCTTTTAGATATAGGTTAGCAataggctaataggctaacacacttccagtgaattatgctaagctaggctaacagtgtcaaactgggttattgcacacacagagaagagaaggataaGTATCCTTGGATCTACCTACCTACAGATCATCAATTCATGTGTAATAAGAAGTGCTTGTTACAATACTTTGCCAAAGCAGCCtctaggttagggttagggcaaGGGCACTTATTACACATACTAATGATCTGTAGgtacacaaaaatacattatGTATGGACAACATAAGTATGTGATATTACATATTGTTCCATAGGTTGTTACACTGTACTTCATTATGTAGATACACTGGAACGAGGACCTCGAGAAATAAAGACAGTATCCTCTTATCTTACtcaaataagctaatttccccaACATTCCAGGAAACTCTTTTGACTACTTTTCCAAGCATAATTTGAATGAAGTGGTCTGCAACTGGTCACGAtgcctgtctgtgtgatgagtttttctttatatttagcacctaatagcctacagtatatttatTGTGGGAAAAATACTGTCCTTTATAATGTGCTTTGTTGAAGTTGTAGCGGTGCAGTCTTTGGAAGCAGACAAGGTGGCTACCTTCAATCTGTGTTTAAATGGAAAATCAGCCCCTGGAGCTCTTTGGAAAGTCAGCCATTTGTGTGCACTGACCTAGAGACCAACTGAAGTTTTTGCTGCCTTAGGCTGAGGCTGGTTGAGTGGTTCAGCTCCGTTTGACCTCCACATGTCGGTGTGTGAggtcaggcaggcaggctgggGAAGAGGAGATGGGAGAGCCAAAGGATgtaagggagagggagacaaggAGACATTCTGAGGGAGGCAGCAATGTCATACGTCAGCACACTCCCAACTCTACATTGCTAGCCCACACCAGTGAACGAGACGCTACTCACATGAAAAGAGTACACTAGTAGAGTTGCACTGTGTTTGGTagagtatagaccctttcaacaataaaaacaaaaacaatgcttgaacgttctatttggttcccaatctacttcctctgcattaagataacatggaatgttaaaacggaagccttgtggggccaaccagagccatatagagtgtcccagtgacgccacttccgtttgcctccatgggacctatctttcaaaacattttgaacgccagtctatggcgaaaaaagaaattattttctggtcccggttgacttgtgccttgaattacccatatgatgtttgtcaattttaaagacaaattttcatgtaaagacatttgcagtttgtttcgtaactattgaattacaacattgtgaaagatcgtaattcc from Alosa alosa isolate M-15738 ecotype Scorff River chromosome 1, AALO_Geno_1.1, whole genome shotgun sequence harbors:
- the ugt8 gene encoding 2-hydroxyacylsphingosine 1-beta-galactosyltransferase, with amino-acid sequence MKPSPAITSLLLLVLFSWSWAAKIVVVPPIMFESHLYIFKTLATALHADGHDTVFLVSEGRDVPESKHYRFQRYPGIFNSSTADDFLQSKVHNIFSGRLTALELFDILDHYSQNCDAVVGSEAVMAQLKQENFDLLLVDPNEMCGFVIAHILGVQYAVFSTGLWYPAEVGAPAPLSYVPEFNSLLTDRMTLLQRVTNTAVYLVSRFGVQFLVLPKYDRIMKKYNIQPVVSMHDLVQGSRLWMLCTDMALEFPRPTLPHVVYVGGILTKPPNHLPQEFDDWVKDTDKNGFVVVSFGAGVKYLSDDIAHKLAGALARLPQKVIWRFSGVPPSNLGNNTKLVDWMPQNDLLGHNNTRAFLSHGGLNSIYEAMYHGVPVVGVPLFGDHYDTMTRVQAKGMGLMLEWKRMSEQDLHTAMLSIITDNRYRERARKLSSIHKDQPGHPVSRAVYWINYILRHHGAPHLQSSVYSIATYQYFLLDVVAVMATALLLIGYCLYRIGRAIRVRFWKGAGSEMLAKENGHCHNGIPNGKLKRNGHIKSNDKKLK